A genomic window from Anopheles ziemanni chromosome X, idAnoZiCoDA_A2_x.2, whole genome shotgun sequence includes:
- the LOC131291440 gene encoding neuropathy target esterase sws encodes MDIVGLVKKSYADYGTMIKDSWYTISIEDHRLFWLFKLLVGMALVASVFLNWRRRYLKKLAEKASQLQHQYASQLRFRKRDKMMFYGRRMLRKVKSISGQATSGQGRKRKAVMRFAKRLLLRKDVTPTQLLVIEPPAEYLEVASEGNDRVPPDALYMLQSIRIFGHFEKPVFLKLCKHTEIINLIAGESLIKVGDPDDSVFIVQTGQVNVFLNNPDGSSVTLKLVRQGESVTSLLSFIDVLVGNTSQYKTVTARAVEPSQVIRLPMFAFKQVFDECPDLLVRVIQVIMVRLQRVTITALHNYLGLSTEYIQCSSQRRKAKNSPGHRRVPSDQVHHAIHSLVGEIKPDMLVDLSAEGTHNVARRTSTLPNEPVDHAVLKACAVDGFMQELGLHATHQGTIEENILIKEVSPGTTLVHQGKLDDVLLIFVISGGLTLTQYPQTGPIGSQESGATVADKTDNHTVTIYPGDVVGGLAVLTGECSLYTIKAKHNSRVGLLNKEVIYKIMRDRPAVVLDIANSVVKRLSPLVRQCDFALDWNFIESGRAVYRQEETSDSTYIVLNGRLRSVATNANGKKEIVGEYGKGDLIGIIEMITETPRTTTVMAVRDSELAKLPEGLFNAIKLKYPIVVTQLISLLSHRILGSMRSRPISTSTFTSVPFDTNQQIQHRYSTVAIVAISDDVPLTAFTYELYHSLSTIGSTVRLTSDIVRRSLGTNIMEQPNEYRLTSWLGQQEDRHNITLYQCDNTFGQWTQRCLRQADVILIVGFGDRSPVMGKLEREIDRLAIRTAKELVLLHSEDSNTRPANTISWLNMRAWVSRHHHIQCPKRMFIRRSQNRIIELYERVMITQPYIHSDFSRLARWLTGNSVGLVLGGGGARGAAHVGMLKAIQEAGIPIDMVGGVSIGAFMGALWCMEKNITTMTQKAREWCMKMTHWGRQLRDLTYPITSMFTGRHFNQTIRSTFGDICIEDLWIPYFTLTTDISASCARIHTHGSTWRYVRSSMSLSGYMPPLCDPKDGHLLLDGGYVNNLPGCLWRYARASMSVAGIFPPICDNRDGHLLLDGCYTNNVPADVMRAQGAAHIIAIDVGSQDDTDLTDYGDDLSGWWLLYKRWNPFTSPVKVPNLPDIQSRLAYVSCVRQLEEVKKSDYCEYIRPPIDKYKTLAFGSFDEIKNVGFEHGKAFFEDMAQNGRLTRFNQWSVHPIPKKTNHSLSEYSFVDLAQIVCKVPETYPERGYSSSEDDYYDGYASEPSGIPLKKGMQIVRSAGSLSLSENEMDSDELEIPRPFQPLQTSGSRALVGDRKE; translated from the exons ATGGATATTGTAGGGTTGGTTAAAAAATCCTACGCCGATTACGGCACAATGATTAAAGATTCCTGGTACACCATTAGCATTGAAGACCACCGA CTCTTTTGGCTGTTCAAACTGCTCGTGGGAATGGCGCTAGTAGCTTCTGTTTTTTTGAACTGGCGGAGACGGTATCTCAAAA AGCTCGCGGAGAAGGCATCGCAACTGCAGCACCAGTACGCTTCGCAGTTACGCTTCCGCAAGCGTGACAAAATGATGTTCTACGGGCGGCGCATGTTGCGTAAGGTAAAGTCTATTTCGGGTCAGGCCACGAGTGGCCAGGGCCGAAAGCGCAAGGCTGTGATGCGGTTCGCCAAGCGGTTACTGCTTCGGAAGGACGTCACACCGACGCAGCTGCTGGTGATCGAACCGCCGGCGGAGTATCTGGAGGTGGCCTCGGAGGGGAACGATCGTGTGCCGCCGGATGCACTCTACATGCTCCAATCAATTCGCATTTTCGGTCATTTCGAGAAGCCCGTCTTTCTGAAGCTCTGCAAACACACGGAAATCATCAACCTGATAGCCGGCGAGAGTCTGATCAAGGTGGGCGATCCGGATGACAGTGTGTTTATCGTGCAAACCGGTCAGGTGAACGTGTTCCTCAACAATCCCGACGGTAGCTCGGTCACGCTAAAGCTGGTGCGTCAGGGCGAATCGGTGACGTCGCTTCTAAGCTTCATCGATGTACTGGTGGGCAATACGAGCCAGTACAAAACGGTCACCGCCCGTGCCGTTGAACCCTCGCAGGTCATTCGCCTACCCATGTTTGCCTTCAAGCAGGTATTTGACGAGTGTCCCGACCTGCTGGTGCGCGTTATTCAGGTGATTATGGTTCGCCTGCAGCGTGTTACTATAACCGCATTGCACAACTATCTGGGCTTGAGCACTGAGTATATTCAG TGCTCATCGCAACGTAGGAAAGCGAAAAATAGCCCTGGCCATCGGCGGGTACCATCGGATCAAGTGCACCACGCAATCCACTCACTAGTCGGTGAAATCAAACCGGACATGCTGGTTGATCTGAGCGCCGAAGGAACGCACAACGTTGCCCGTCGTACGTCCACCCTACCGAACGAACCGGTCGACCATGCGGTGCTGAAAGCGTGCGCGGTAGATGGCTTTATGCAAGAGCTTGGTTTGCATGCCACGCACCAGGGTACGATCGAGGAAAACATCCTTATCAAGGAGGTTTCGCCGGGAACAACGCTGGTGCATCAGGGCAAGCTGGAC GATGTGCTGCTTATATTTGTCATCAGTGGAGGGCTTACGCTCACGCAGTATCCGCAGACCGGACCCATCGGGAGCCAGGAGTCTGGTGCGACCGTGGCAGACAAAACAGACAATCACACCGTTACGATATACCCCGGAGACGTAGTGGGCGGTCTGGCGGTGCTCACGGGAGAGTGTAGTCTATATACGATCAAAGCTAAACATAATTCGCGTGTCGGTCTGCTTAACAAGGAAGTTATTTACAA AATCATGCGAGACAGGCCTGCGGTGGTTTTGGACATAGCGAACAGCGTTGTGAAGCGTCTGTCGCCGTTAGTACGCCAGTGCGACTTCGCGCTCGACTGGAACTTCATCGAGTCGGGCAGGGCCGTGTACCGGCAGGAGGAAACGAGCGACTCGACGTACATCGTGCTGAATGGGCGCCTTCGCTCGGTGGCTACGAATGCGAACGGCAAGAAGGAGATCGTCGGCGAGTACGGCAAGGGTGACCTGATCGGCATCATTGAAATGATCACCGAAACGCCGCGTACCACGACGGTGATGGCGGTGCGCGACTCGGAGCTGGCCAAGCTCCCGGAGGGCCTGTTCAACGCGATCAAGCTGAAGTATCCCATAGTGGTGACGCAACTGATCAGTCTGCTAAGCCATCGGATACTCGGCTCGATGCGCTCACGTCCCATCTCGACCAGCACGTTCACGTCGGTGCCGTTCGACACCAATCAGCAGATCCAGCACCGCTACTCGACGGTGGCGATCGTGGCGATCAGTGACGACGTGCCGCTGACTGCGTTCACCTACGAGCTGTACCATTCGCTCAGCACGATTGGCTCGACCGTGCGGCTCACGTCGGACATCGTACGCCGTTCGCTGGGTACGAACATCATGGAGCAGCCGAACGAGTACCGGCTGACCAGCTGGCTCGGCCAGCAGGAAGACCGGCACAACATCACGCTGTATCAGTGTGACAACACGTTCGGCCAGTGGACGCAGCGGTGCCTGCGCCAAGCGGACGTCATACTAATCGTCGGCTTCGGCGATCGATCACCGGTGATGGGCAAGTTGGAGCGCGAGATCGATCGGCTCGCCATCCGCACGGCCAAAGAGTTGGTGCTACTGCACTCGGAGGACAGCAATACCCGGCCGGCCAATACAATCAGCTGGCTGAATATGCGAGCCTGGGTATCGCGCCACCACCACATTCAGTGCCCGAAACGAATGTTCATCCGCCGAAGCCAAAACAGAATC ATCGAACTTTACGAGCGGGTGATGATCACCCAACCGTACATCCACTCAGACTTCTCTCGCCTCGCACGTTGGCTCACCGGCAACTCCGTCGGCCTGGTGCTGGGCGGTGGTGGAGCGCGGGGCGCAGCCCACGTTGGAATGCTTAAGGCCATCCAGGAGGCGGGCATTCCCATCGATATGGTCGGCGGGGTTAGCATCGGTGCGTTCATGGGGGCGCTCTGGTGCATGGAGAAGAACATCACGACCATGACGCAGAAGGCTCGCGAATGGTGCATG AAAATGACCCACTGGGGACGCCAGCTGCGGGACCTTACCTACCCGATTACTTCCATGTTTACCGGGCGCCACTTCAACCAGACCATCCGTAGCACGTTCGGTGATATCTGCATCGAGGACCTCTGGATTCCCTACTTCACCCTGACGACCGATATCTCCGCCAGCTGCGCCCGCATACACACGCACG GGTCAACGTGGCGTTATGTTCGCTCCTCGATGTCGCTCAGTGGATACATGCCACCGTTGTGCGATCCGAAAGATGGACACCTACTGCTGGACGGTGGTTACGTCAATAACCTGCCAG GATGTCTGTGGCGTTATGCACGTGCCAGTATGTCAGTAGCCGGTATCTTTCCCCCTATCTGTGATAATCGAGATGGCCATCTGCTGTTAGATGGTTGCTATACTAATAATGTGCCAG CGGACGTCATGCGGGCCCAGGGAGCCGCTCATATCATTGCAATCGACGTCGGTTCGCAGGACGACACAGACCTGACCGACTACGGTGACGATCTGTCCGGCTGGTGGCTGCTCTACAAACGCTGGAATCCGTTCACGTCGCCGGTGAAGGTCCCCAACCTGCCGGACATCCAGTCGCGATTGGCCTACGTGTCCTGCGTGCGCCAGCTCGAG GAGGTGAAGAAGAGCGACTACTGCGAGTACATACGCCCACCGATAGACAAATACAAAACCCTCGCATTCGGCAGCTTCGACGAGATCAAGAACGTCGGCTTCGAGCACGGCAAGGCGTTCTTCGAGGACATGGCGCAGAACGGGCGCCTGACGCGCTTCAACCAATGGTCCGTGCATCCCATTCCAAAGAAGACAAACCACTCACTTAGCGA ATATTCCTTCGTTGACCTGGCGCAAATCGTGTGCAAGGTGCCGGAAACGTACCCAGAGCGCGGCTACTCCTCCAGCGAGGACGACTACTACGACGGTTACGCGTCGGAACCATCCGGCATACCGCTGAAGAAGGGCATGCAGATCGTGCGATCCGCCGGCTCGCTGTCGCTGTCCGAGAACGAGATGGACTCGGACGAGCTCGAGATACCGCGGCCGTTCCAGCCGCTGCAGACCAGCGGCAGCCGTGCGCTGGTGGGCGATCGGAAAGAGTAG